In Vicia villosa cultivar HV-30 ecotype Madison, WI linkage group LG7, Vvil1.0, whole genome shotgun sequence, the DNA window AGACAAAATAAAGGAGTATCAAATTTTGAAGGGGAGGTGAGAGAATTTAAACtttgatattaaaaaattattataattgttataatatcttcagttttattttaatatttcaaaattattcatttCCTTTTGTACTACTgtttcttttttgtgattttacaTGTTACTTccatcaatttattataattgttctccgccttcaaattattatttttttgttttttattatttaatataaattatatataatatttaataatataaatattttgttatttaatataagttgtataaattatatataatattttttatgtttctgttatttaatAATAAGTTATGTTATGTATTTCTTTTATTAGATGGTTCATcacgatttaaatatttttatgaacatatagttTAATTTATGTCGGAGAATTATATTGTTAATGAagtgtattcaatttttttaacattatgtaATAAGTTGTAAGTTTTttgaatatcatataatatatataagatcataaggataaaaatgtaatttGATAATAAAATCTCTCCCTTCCTCTTgtaaaccaaacatattttttattaaaatctctcacttcccctcccctcccctcccctccccttcccttcccTCCTTTAAAATCCATCTCTTCTCCTCCTTCTCATTTGAACCTAACTGACCCTAAAGAAAATACATTTTGGTGTAAGACAGGTATTAAAAATCTATTGATCATTAATGGGAAAACCTCTCAAACTGTGAGGACCGAAGTAGCCAAGTTTTATGAACTACAATAAATCTCTACAACTCTCTTTATTTAACGAGACTCCATTCATATCCCTGCTAGTGGTtatgataaatatttattattttatcatttgtttGCCATCCTCCATTTTAGAAAGGTTTTCAgtcttaataataaaaaataaaagaggttGATTTAGGATCCTTCCCTTCTACTACAtagttgcgtttttttttattttttataaacaaagAAGGTATATTAAAAAACACAAGGGGTGCTAACCCATAATTACAAAAGAGAAAGACCTCGACGATTCCCACACCAAACAAACCAACCTACCAACCAAAAACACCGACAACTTATTAGTAGCTACTATGAGCAATATGTTCCACGCATCTAACCAGCTCGCGTGATTCACCGGTTCCACCAAAAACTCTCATATGTTGAAGCAAAGCTTAATGCGCTTCAGGCGTCCAGTAAGAGAAGTATATTTCTTCTTTCATTTAGGTTTATTTATTGATCCGGAACTTAGCACTAATCTTCTTATTAATTCTTGGGGGCCAGACGTTCTTGACTGAAATCTATCTAAATTGAATTAGCTCTTCTTGGATCAGGGCTAGGCCTCTCCAACTCCGTGGGATACCAGAGCCCTAGATACGCTAACGATTAACACATAGGGGGTGTCGGGTTCCTCGACCTGGTATCTTGAACCTCCCGTTCATGATATATGCGTTCAATTGTGCCTTGGAGACACTCTCGAAGCACACCCTCCCATTGTGCTTTAAAGTTCATTTATCTATACACAAATTACATACACACTAATATTTATATGATACTATTGATTTCATTTACAGTTTATTTAAATAAAGCTTGTTTCagtaatcaaaataaaaaatttaaagggATCAAACACTATTCAACTTCCTTCAAAGGGATCAAACACTATTCAACTTCCTTCAAGTGACATTTCTATCTATTTCCACCGACACAAACATTTGTCATTTGTTATTTAatttacttattttttttatatatatcggTATCAACATGTTAGTGTACTGTGATTCTAGTGTCATCGCTTTATATTATgaagtgttaatatatatgaaagaaCTTTTATTAGATATTAGAATTCATTCAATTTATTTGTTTGAAATGTGCAAAGTTGTATTGAactttatcatatatttttttaaatttaataaatatttgccTTATAAACCCAACCGAAGAATGTCCGGGTTAGTTCAGATTGCTTTATACACTCTTAAATGACTTTATTTTTTAGTGACATTGCAAATTATTCACATTTTATCTCGTAACAaagattaaaattttttaaataattattttaataaaatatcgtATGAATTCAGGGATTTTGTATAGGAAATGCTCCATTTAGTCCATTTAAAATTAGGAAAGGAAAATTGGATCGTGAAACGTCAGGCCGGCCCACACACCTGCCAAAAATAGTGGGTTGAATTGAGATTCTAGGTCCGTCAAAACCCACCGTCCATCATAGTCCGCCCCGTCAAAGTTCGCCGTCCGCCAAAACTCGTTCTTTTCTAGTTAATTCTaggaattttaatttttgatgattttactttatatatttatttgagaaTATATGCAATAATTTTtaactaaaatttttaaaaaaattattttataaaaaattattttaaaaattatgtgataaacttaattaaaaagtaaaaaaagtctatttatttattaaaaatgaaaaataaaaaaaagtaggAAAACCCATCTCCCACCACTTTAGCAAAGCGGACTAGGTTTTTTTAACTCATTTCTAATTTGGCGAACATATGGCGGGACAGACTGGCGGCTTTGCCACCCCTATTTAAAATAGAGAAATGCTAATCAGTGTCCTCAGGACAATGATTAAGCATTCCTAAATAGTAATTTTATCTCGGTAATCTACGTATTTAATgccttataaattaaaatattaaaaaatttataaaatattttctttttaaagaaTGTTTAACCATTGtctggttagcaagaccctttAAAATTACCTATGTaagatattttaataaaaattaaatattagtttaattaaaaaaacatgtcTATTATTTTTTTGTCCTCCTCTTCAATCTTCCGTCCCATCtttcaaaaattttaattttaaaactattgaaaaaacattttatttcaattatctcCCTTAACCTTCAATTTTAACATcattaaaaaaatctataaattatgttacaaattgaaaaataaaattaaaaatggtgAGAATTTAAGAGATAAAGGAGATTGTGCTAGTgaaacactacaagaaaaagtTGAATTTGTCAGGGATATTTGCCAGGGTAAAACACCTCACAAAAAACCAATGTTGCTTGGGGTGAAGCCCCTCGCAAAGCTAAATTCAGGTTaacagaaaaaaattaattatagctTAGGGAAACCCCTCGCAAAAGAGAAAGAgggaaatttaaattttgaaaaaaccaTTTTCCGAGGGGCAACCCCTGGCAAATGGGAATGGCGCTAAAAAGTCAAATCAGGCATAGCATTTTAGCAAATTTTAGCGAGGGGACACCCCTCCCAATAAACCACTAGTACATTAGCGAGGGGGTGCCCCACGCAAAATTGTACCGTTCTGCTGTTACAGACTGCGCGTGCAGTTCATGTTTCCAACGTTTCTTTTTAGCGAGGGGCTACCCCACGGAAAATTGTACCGTTTGATTAGCGAGGGGGTGCCCCTCGGAAAtaataacatcataattaattcacgCAACCACCGCTTTTGTTACCGTTCCAGAGTTTTCTTTATCTCTTCTTCCTTCCCTTCCTCATTCACTTATAATTAGTTCCCCAAATTTTTTTCTTCTGcaaatattcttcttcttcttcccttcatCTTCTCTTCTGCAAATATTGTTCTTCTTGGTGAGTAAACATAATTATTCTGttatgttataattttatttttatagttaaTTTGTAAtcgaaattttaatattatttcttgtttttcatgtATCAAATGATTTGCTTAAAGGGAGCAGAATTTTGGAACTCAAAGCATCAAGAAACACAACCATTTGTTCATCAATTCCAGGTACACATTACtaaactttttatatattttgtatgtaTTTAAAAGGTGCAGTAGATATATTTGGTGtttatatatttgattttgtgtgtttttttatttgtataataataatataaactattatttttttaaaaagttaatttcgaaattattattatttattagatatttatatattattaactgTATAACAATATTTGgtgtatatattatataaactgttaaattaaaaaaatagtatataaatttATTGTGTTATGTTAGAAATTTATTGTGTTAATTTTAAAGAGTGTATATTTATGTGTATTTAtgtgtatttttgtttttttaagtaAATATAAAGAttgtatatttattaatttcaaaaaatgatatttttttattttagaaaaaaactgtatttttatatactgtcaaaatatttatttatataaaacaatttttttatattagttaaatcaaaacaaaaaacagtatataatttatagtttatataAAACAGTTTATTTAATGcttaaaataaataagaacaGTGTATAAAAATAATCTGTTTTAAAAAAGagtatataaaaatatcttttatattttaaatagtttaaaataatatattaaaaacagTGTATAAAAACAAACTatgtgtttttaaaaattaaaatagaatatttattttgtatagtttataatatgtaatatatatatatatatatatatatatatatatatatatatatatatatatatatatatatattaaacattatacaaaaataaaatttttaaaaaaacaatgtaTAAAAAAGTAGTATAACATTttgcaaaatataaaaaataatatatatgttttaaaaagtatattttgtatataatataaaaaagtacTCCACAAAAACGATATGTTTAAAAAAacagtatataaaaaaaatagtatattacAACTCCTCAAAGTTTATGTGATTTTTtgtataagtttttttaaaaagcattgcaaatatatatattcatataatagttttaaaaatagtatgtatttaaaaaattaaaattaaaattaaaattatatttggtAGTTTATAAAAAGTAGTATATAAAAAttgtatgtaataaaaaatagtatataaaaataatatattatatttgatagttaaaaaaatcaattttgtacttttaaaattaaaattatatttgatagtttatattatatttaatatatatatatatatatatatatatatatatatatatatatatatatatatatatttttgatagtttattgtatgtaataaaaagtagtatataaaaacaatatatttattaaaacggtatataaatattttaaaaagcaagtatgtatgtttaggattaaaaacaagtatatatatagtttatatatgtttagaaaaagacaaatatttaatataattaaacatGATTCACATGTGCAGTATGGAACATTACCAAttttatcgtagttggatgtacgatagaatgTTTCCTGGACGACGTGGGCTTAAACCACTTTTTATGGAAGGAGTTGCCGCGTTTCTCTCGTTtgcgtttgctcaagaatgttgtcgcAGGGAAGGAGGGGTAAGGTGTCCGTGTTTAAAGTGTGGTTGCAGAAATATTATTAGTGACCCTAGTGAAGTGAAACGTCACTTGGAGAGAGTGGGTTTTAGGCCAAATTACTGGGTTTGGACATCTAATGGGGAAACAATGCAGGAGATGAATAGAGAGGCTTCTAGTAGTCAAACACATATAGAACTAGATATAAATAGAGCTGATCCAGGGAGTAGTTCATCACAAATGCAATGCCAGGAGCAATTTAATTTTGTCGAGGAGATGTTCACTGACGCATTAGGGGTGAATGTGGCGTATGATGAACCACAAGACatagatggagaagagctcccgaaTGAGAAAGCTCAAaggttttatcagttgttgaaagaaataaatataccATTGTTTGAGGGGTCTTCTGACTCTAAGCTATCAATCTGTGTGAGACTTTTGGCTGCgaagtcaaattggaatgttcctgatcagtgtttagaATTCTTTGCGAAAATGATGTTGGACGCGACTCCTATGAAAGAAAACATGCCTATAAGTTATTATGATGCAAAGAgggtggtgtcgaagttgggattAGAAGTaaaaaagattgattgttgcattagaggttgcatgttgttttatgacaacgaatttggtacaaatgatggggaattggaggaatgtaagttttgcgaGAGTCCGAGGTATTTAGTTAGCAGTAAAGGAGTTGACCAAAGACAAAATCGCATTGCAGTGAAATCTATGTTCTATCTACCAATAATACCTAGGTTGCAAAGAATGTTTgcatcaatgcacagtgcaagccaAATGGCATGACACCATACAAACAGAATTAGTTCAGGCATgatgcgacatccatctgatggcgaggcatggaaacacTTTGATAGAGTTCATCCTGAATTTGCACTTGAACCTAGGATGATACCAGTGCTCCTGGAGATACCAGTGCTCCTGGAGATACCAGCGCTCATGGAGATACTAGTGCTGAGGAGCAAACGAAGAGGAAgcgtattttgaaaaaaaatacgaCTCAAAAAATTAAGTATCATGAGGGCAGACTAGTCATTTATCCCGATGCAGGATCGTAAgtctttgtgtttttatattatattttaaatatgagttttatttaatcaatactaactcaagatttttgttgtttagaaTTGTTCCCTCACATCAGGCAGTATCGATCATAACAAATATTATTAAAGAGAAGTACACACAATTCTGGCCGTCTTATGGAGCTGTACATGAAGATGATAAGGAAAAATGGTTTCAGGCATTTAAGGTATAATTTACTTATTCATTTTgacatttcctttttaatttttgtgatattcatgattctactttatttaatatttttaaattcatacaaCAATGTAGGAGTATTGTATTTGGGATGTTAGAGATGAGGCCGCGATTAAAGAAAACTTTCACTCAAAATGTGCTGCTCGATTTTCTGATACTATGAGGAATGTTAGACTGAAATGGGAAGCAAAAGGGACACGTCCACGTTGGATAGGAGAAGATATATTCCCAAAGCTTATTGATCATTGGAATTCTGATAAGTTTAAGGAAATATCGGAGCaggcaaagaaaaatagagcatCTGAAGTTGGTGGCTGCAACTACGCAGCAGGAAGTATTAGTGTGGCTGAAGTTGCGCGAAGAATggtatataaatttattaattttttattaaatctattaTTTAAATGTTGCATTAtgtatgattaattttttttacttatttagcgTGAAGAATTAGGCAGAACTCCACTTCTTAATGAGCTTCACATGGAGACTCATCTCAAGAGAAATGGAGAGTTTATTGACGAGCGCGCAAAAATCACACAAGtaagttatttttatatcaaagatattttatttatatcttttatatgtacatagtttatttgaatcatgataacatttaatttttttataggagaatTTTGATAAAGAACTTGCCCTAAAGTTGTCAGAGCATCCTGAAATACCTGAACCACCACCGGGGTATCCTGTTGACCCTAGTATTGGTTTTCAAACTTGGTATAAGGTTTCAGgtggaaagaagaaaaatgggaGAGTGTATTGTGCTGGAGGGTATTCCAAAAATATCAAGCGGCGTTGTAGAGATTTCAAAATGAGATATGCTGATGGAGAAGGATCATCCACTCCACCTATATTAACCGCCGAAATGCTTGAAACTGTGAGAAACTTGGCAAATACTGAGGCAGCACAACAAGTAGCAGCaagaaatttggaaattgaagagatgaagagaaaacaattagagatgcaggaggaaatgcaaagaagagaaagagaattacGGGAAGAAATGAGGAGAGAATTTCAGGAAGAATTGAGGAGGCAAGCAAAAGAGTATCAAGAAGCAATGCGAATTGCAAATGAGCGGTCACAAAGGTTTGATCAATTTTTTGCTTCACAGAATATGGGTGGTGGTGGATTTGGAGGAACTAGTGGATATGGAGGAGctgatgaagaagaggaggaacaaGATGGGGGGAATAATTAAAttttcatatttatgtttattttaatttgtatggaacaatttgtgttaactattttaaacttatttttaaatattattgtaattttgtatggaatttaatttttaatatatttgcttaaatattaattattatatgtattataataattttattttaatttgaattattatatatattttttaatttaaa includes these proteins:
- the LOC131619602 gene encoding uncharacterized protein LOC131619602; translated protein: MQCQEQFNFVEEMFTDALGVNVAYDEPQDIDGEELPNEKAQRFYQLLKEINIPLFEGSSDSKLSICVRLLAAKSNWNVPDQCLEFFAKMMLDATPMKENMPISYYDAKRVVSKLGLEDDTSAPGDTSAPGDTSAHGDTSAEEQTKRKRILKKNTTQKIKYHEGRLVIYPDAGSIVPSHQAVSIITNIIKEKYTQFWPSYGAVHEDDKEKWFQAFKEYCIWDVRDEAAIKENFHSKCAARFSDTMRNVRLKWEAKGTRPRWIGEDIFPKLIDHWNSDKFKEISEQAKKNRASEVGGCNYAAGSISVAEVARRMREELGRTPLLNELHMETHLKRNGEFIDERAKITQENFDKELALKLSEHPEIPEPPPGYPVDPSIGFQTWYKVSGGKKKNGRVYCAGGYSKNIKRRCRDFKMRYADGEGSSTPPILTAEMLETVRNLANTEAAQQNMGGGGFGGTSGYGGADEEEEEQDGGNN